One genomic segment of Anguilla anguilla isolate fAngAng1 chromosome 2, fAngAng1.pri, whole genome shotgun sequence includes these proteins:
- the LOC118221480 gene encoding myozenin-1-like, giving the protein MPLSGTPAPNKRKKSSKIIVDLSQISQDVDQEDADPEVAEFDLGTKIKVPKDLMLEELSLLKNKGSKMFKMRQQRVERFIYENNPELFTESMENLHNLAPSLGGQEKNGTADGGQTNGGQTNADGHIQNNGSALESETQGEDESGKRAGENGQEGGQDGVDGEGSAAEKEKELEEKKKKAEYMRTYISPWERAMKGDEELTATMKVQMPGPHVHQDPPSFKSFNRMAVPFGGFHKASQLMTFQMPEIELEIEEPEPTVVFHRDISSRPSFNRTPIGWVCTGEHSDVIMEHLDAIPFDGETDDL; this is encoded by the exons ATGCCTCTGTCAGggacccccgcccccaacaaGAGGAAAAAGTCATCCAAGATCATCGTTGACCTATCTCAAATTTCGCAGGATG TCGACCAGGAAGACGCGGATCCCGAGGTGGCGGAGTTTGACCTGGGGACGAAGATCAAGGTCCCCAAGGACctgatgctggaggagctgtccCTGCTGAAGAACAAGGGCTCCAAGATGTTCAAGATGAGGCAGCAGAGGGTGGAGCGCTTCATTTACGAGAACAACCCAGAGCTCTTCACCGAGTCCATG GAGAACCTTCACAACCTGGCACCCTCACTGGGTGGGCAAGAGAAGAATGGGACCGCTGATGGCGGTCAAACCAACGGCGGCCAAACCAATGCTGACGGCCACATCCAAAACAATGGCTCCGCTCTTGAATCTGAGACCCAAGGCGAGGATGAATCAGGAAAGAGAGCAGGTGAAAACGGACAGGAAGGAG GCCAGGATGGCGTGGATGGTGAGGGCAGCGCCGCGGAAAAGGAGAAGGAgttggaggagaagaagaagaaggctgAGTACATGAGAACGTACATATCACCATGGGAACGGGCCATGAAGGGTGATGAGGAGCTGACAGCCACCATGAAGGTACAGATGCCTGGGCCTCATGTGCACCAGGATCCACCCAGCTTCAAGAGCTTCAACAG GATGGCCGTGCCGTTCGGAGGCTTCCATAAAGCCTCCCAGCTCATGACCTTCCAGATGCCGGAGATCGAGCTGGAGATCGAGGAGCCGGAGCCGACCGTGGTGTTCCACCGGGACATCAGCTCCAGGCCCTCCTTCAACCGCACGCCCATCGGCTGGGTCTGCACCGGGGAGCACAGCGACGTCATCATGGAGCATTTGGACGCCATCCCCTTCGACGGAGAGACCGACGACCTCTGA